The following proteins are encoded in a genomic region of Struthio camelus isolate bStrCam1 chromosome 3, bStrCam1.hap1, whole genome shotgun sequence:
- the DNMT3A gene encoding DNA (cytosine-5)-methyltransferase 3A isoform X7 — translation MRHGKEEKEENNFDTLKMEGSRGRLRGGLGWESSLRQRPMQRHTFQAGDPYYISKRKRDEWLARWKREAEKKAKVIAVMNVVEETPRAEPQKEEEASPPASQQPTDPASPNVATTPEPVVADAVDKNTSKSADDEPEYEDGRGFGIGELVWGKLRGFSWWPGRIVSWWMTGRSRAAEGTRWVMWFGDGKFSVVCVEKLLPLSSFSSAFHQATYNKQPMYRKAIYEVLQVASSRAGKIFPACPENDETDTSKVVEIQNKQMIEWALGGFQPSGPKGLEPPEEERNPYKEVYTEMWVEPEAAAYAPPPPAKKPRKSTTEKPKVKEIIDERTRERLVYEVRQKCRNIEDICISCGSLNVTLEHPLFIGGMCQNCKNCFLECAYQYDDDGYQSYCTICCGGREVLMCGNNNCCRCFCVECVDLLVGPGAAQAAIKEDPWNCYMCGHKGIYGLLRRREDWPSRLQMFFANNHDQEFDPPKVYPPVPAEKRKPIRVLSLFDGIATGLLVLKDLGIQVDRYIASEVCEDSITVGMVRHQGKIMYVGDVRNVTQKHIQEWGPFDLVIGGSPCNDLSIVNPARKGLYEGTGRLFFEFYRLLHEARPKEGDDRPFFWLFENVVAMGVSDKRDISRFLESNPVMIDAKEVSAAHRARYFWGNLPGMNRPLASTVNDKLELQECLEHGRIAKFSKVRTITTRSNSIKQGKDQHFPVFMNEKEDILWCTEMERVFGFPVHYTDVSNMSRLARQRLLGRSWSVPVIRHLFAPLKEYFACV, via the exons GCTGAGAAGAAGGCCAAGGTCATCGCCGTGATGAACGTGGTGGAGGAGACGCCGCGGGCCGAGccccagaaggaggaggaggccagcCCCCCGGCCTCGCAGCAGCCCACCGACCCCGCCTCGCCCAACGTGGCCACCACGCCTGAGCCAGTGGTGGCCGACGCCGTGGACAAGAACACGTCCAAGTCGGCCGACGACGAGCCCGAATACGAG GACGGCCGAGGCTTCGGCATAGGCGAGCTGGTGTGGGGCAAGCTGCGCGGCTTCTCCTGGTGGCCCGGACGCATCGTCTCGTGGTGGATGAccggccggagccgggcggccgAGGGCACCCGCTGGGTCATGTGGTTCGGGGACGGCAAGTTCTCGGTG GTCTGCgtggagaagctcctgccgctcagCTCCTTCTCCAGCGCCTTCCACCAGGCCACCTACAACAAGCAGCCCATGTACCGCAAAGCCATCTACGAGGTGCTGCAG GTggccagcagcagagcggggaagATCTTCCCCGCGTGCCCCGAGAACGACGAGACGGACACCTCCAAGGTGGTCGAGATCCAGAACAAGCAGATGATCGAGTGGGCTCTGGGGGGTTTCCAGCCGTCCGGCCCCAAGGGCCTGGAGCCCCCCGAAG AGGAGCGCAACCCCTACAAAGAAGTTTACACGGAGATGTGGGTCGAGCCGGAAGCGGCCGCCTATGCCCCACCCCCGCCAGCCAAAAAACCCAGGAAAAGCACAACGGAGAAGCCCAAGGTCAAGGAGATCATCGACGAGCGCACCCGAG AGCGACTCGTGTACGAGGTGCGGCAGAAGTGCAGGAACATCGAAG ATATCTGCATCTCCTGCGGGAGCCTCAACGTGACCCTGGAACACCCTCTATTTATCGGAGGAATGTGCCAAAACTGCAAG AACTGCTTCTTGGAGTGCGCGTACCAGTACGACGACGACGGCTACCAGTCCTACTGCACAATCTGCTGCGGTGGCCGCGAGGTGCTCATGTGCGGCAACAACAATTGCTGCAG GTGCTTCTGCGTGGAGTGCGTGGACCTGCTggtgggccccggggcggcccagGCGGCCATCAAGGAGGACCCCTGGAACTGCTACATGTGCGGCCACAAGGGCATCTACGGGCTGCTGCGGCGGAGGGAGGACTGGCCCTCCCGCCTCCAGATGTTCTTCGCCAACAACCACGACCAAGAATTC GACCCACCAAAGGTTTATCCGCCGGTGCCGGCCGAGAAGAGGAAGCCCATCCGAGTGCTCTCGCTCTTTGACGGCATCGCcacag GCCTGCTGGTGCTGAAGGACCTGGGCATCCAGGTGGACCGCTACATCGCCTCCGAGGTGTGCGAGGACTCCATCACCGTGGGCATGGTGAGGCACCAGGGCAAGATCATGTACGTCGGGGACGTCCGAAATGTCACCCAGAAACAC ATACAGGAATGGGGCCCTTTCGACCTGGTGATCGGAGGAAGCCCCTGTAACGACCTCTCCATCGTCAACCCGGCCAGGAAGGGCCTGTACG AGGGCACCGGGCGGCTCTTCTTCGAGTTTTACCGCCTGCTGCACGAAGCGCGGCCCAAGGAGGGCGACGACCggcccttcttctggctcttcgAGAACGTGGTGGCCATGGGGGTGAGCGACAAAAGGGACATCTCGCGCTTCCTGGAG TCTAACCCGGTTATGATCGATGCCAAAGAAGTGTCTGCAGCGCACAGGGCACGGTACTTCTGGGGTAACCTTCCCGGTATGAACAG GCCGCTCGCATCCACGGTCAACGACAAGCTCGAGCTCCAGGAGTGCCTGGAACACGGCAGGATAGCCAAG TTCAGCAAAGTGCGAACCATCACCACTCGCTCCAACTCCATCAAGCAGGGCAAAGACCAGCATTTCCCCGTCTTCATGAACGAGAAGGAAGACATCCTGTGGTGCACGGAGATGGAGAG GGTCTTCGGCTTCCCGGTCCATTACACAGACGTGTCCAACATGAGCCGCCTGGCCCGGCAGAGACTGCTCGGCAGATCCTGGAGCGTGCCGGTGATCCGTCACCTCTTCGCTCCGCTGAAGGAATACTTTGCCTGCGTTTAA